The nucleotide sequence gacacaaactcacccttttttatggctgcatagtattccatggtgtatatgtgccacattttcttaatccagtctgtcactgatggacatttgggttgattccaagtctttgctattgtgaatagtgctgcaataaacatacgtgtgcatgtgtctttatagcagcataatttataatcctttgggtatatacccagtaatgggatggctgggtcacatggtacatctagttctagatccttgaggaatcgccatgctgttttccataatggttgaactagtttacaatcccaccaacagtgtaaaagtgttcctgtttctccacatcctctccagcacctgttgttttctgactttttaatgatcgccattctaactggtgtgagatggtatctcattgtggttttgatttgcatttctctgatggccagtgatgatgagcattttttcatgtgtctgttgtctgtatgcatgccttcttttgagaaatgtctgttcatatcctttgcccactttttgatggggttgtttgtttttttcttgtaaatgtgtttgagttctttgtaggttctggatattagccctttgtcagatgagtagattgcaaaaattttctcccattctgtaggttgcctgttcactctgatggtagtttcttttgcggtgcagaagctctttagtttaattagatcccatttgtcaattttggcttttgttgctgttgcttttggtgttttagacatgaagtctttgcccatgcctatgtcctgaatggtactacctaggttttcctctagagtATCTCGACAATTAGGTACCATAATCAATGAATATAATTTGAAGctctcaaattatttattttcaattcaagTGAAGACAGTTAGGCCACTGCagtcatttcctcatctgaatcACTTGATTCATCGTTTAGTTCCAATTCCCCTAAATCTTGGTCTACAGTTATAATAGTTTTCCTCTTGCACTTCTTGGGAATTGCATCATTAGTgccaatttttctcattttaatgttCGGTAATTTCTTCAGATCAAAGTCCCATTCCCTGAACGTTTTCAGATTACTTGCATTTAGGATGTCAGGAATCTCAAGGCCATATCCTTCATACTGCTGTCGCTCCCGCTCCATGGTCTGCTTGATGACGGTCTCCCGGGAACAGTGCCGCCTCCCCTGCCTGTCCCTGATACTGTTATGTAACTCAATCTGCTCCAGCTCACTGCTGAATCGATTCAAGTACCTGTCAATTAGTTGACAAGCATCTTTCTTTGAATATCTCTTCTTTTGGGGATCAAGATGGTTTTGAAACCATTGCAGTTTTTCACCAATAAGGTTGAGACGCAAGGCCTTTTCATtcttcaatttttcctttttttcttgtttgtaggCCTTTCTCGTAATTTGAGCTGCTTTTCTACTATATGGATGGATGACCTTTTTTTCCCGTTCTGCACTTTTTCCCTTTGGTGCTTTAGGCATGGTGACGTCCTCATGGCCACGGAGCAGCTCCATACTCTAGACCCAGGTAATCTCACTGACCGCAGAAGCAGCAGCTCACAAGAGCACCCGGGTCGAATCCCACGTGGGGcctcttctttctagtttttatctgaagatgtttcctttttcaccataagaatcaatgtgctcccaaatttccctttgcagattctacaaaaacagtgtttccaaactgatgaatgaaaataaagtctTAACTCTACCAGATGAATGCAtgcaacacaaagcagtttctcagatagattccttctagttttttcctTTGGTATTCACTTTTTTCAGCTGGCCTCAATGAGTACCCCAATGTCTACTCACAGAATGGACAatgacagtgtttccaaagtgctaattcaaaagaaagttttaactctgtaagatgaatgcattcatcacaaaacagtttctcagaaagcttccttcttgtttttatctgaacatgattcctttttcaccataggtctcaatgcgctcccaaatatcccttcacacattctacaaaaatagtgtttccaaaatactgaattaaaagaaagatttaactccacgagatgaatgcacacatcatgaagcattttctcagatagcttccttctagtttttatcctggaatattcactttttcacctttGGCCTCAAGGAGTTCCCAattgtccatttgcagaatggacaaaaacagtgtttccaaactgctgaatgaaaagtaaggtttaactctgtgagatgaatgaagaCGTcgaaaagcagtttctcagaaggcttctttctcgtttttatctgaaggtgattcctttttcactgtagaccTCATTGTGCTCCCAAACATCCcatcgcagattctacaaaaacaatgtttccaaactgctgaatgaaaagaaaggtttaactgtatgagatgaatgcacacatcacaaaacagtttctcagaaagtttctttccagtttttatctgaagaggtttcctttttcacattaatcctcaatgcactcccaaatataatttcatagattctacaaaaacagtgttaccaaacgtCTGAATGAACACAAaggtttaaccctgtgagatgaatgcacacatcacaaagctgctTCTCAGATAccttacttcttttctttatagtgggatattcactttttcaccattggcctcaatgagctcccaaatgtccattcacacaATGGACAtatacagtgtttccaaactgctgaatgaaaagaaaggattaCCTTCATGAGATGAATGTGAACATCAGAaaccagtgtcttttttttttttttttttttgagagggagtcttgctctgtcacccaggctggagtgcagtggccggatctcagctcactgcaagctccgcctcccaggttcacgccattcttctgcctcaacctcccaagtagctgggactagaggggcccgccacctcacccggctagttttttgtatttttttagtagagacgggatttcaccgtgttagccaggatggtctcgatctcctgacctcgtgatccacccgtctcggcctcccaaagtgctgggattacaggcttgagccactgcgcccagccaagaaaccAGTTTCTAAGgaagcttctttctggattttatttgaagatattttatttaccactataggcctcaaagcactcccaaatatctgttcacaaattctacaaaaaccGTGTTTCCAAAgcactgaatgaaaagaaaggtttaaatctgtgagatgaatgcacacattacaaatggttgtctcagatagcttccttctagcttttatccttggatattcactttttcgcCATTGACCTCAATGAGCTCTCAAACAACAATTCACAGAATGGGCATAAACACTGTCTCTGAACTGCTGTATCCAGaggtttaaatctgtgaaatgaatgcacatatcacaaaacagtttctgagaaggcttctttctactttttatgtgaaGGTgattccttttttaccataggcctcaatgcactcccaaatatcttttCGCATATCCTACAAAAATAGTTtatccaaactgctgaatgaaaagaaaattttaaatatgtgacatgattgcatgcatcacaaagcagtttctcagagaccTCCCATCCAGTATTTATCCTGGAATATTCACTtttcaccatcagcctcaatgtgctccaaaatgtgcattcacagaatggaaaaaaatagtgtatccaaactgctgaatccaaagaaaagtttaactctgtgagataaatgcacatatcacaaagcagtttctcagaaagtctctttctagtttttatctgaagatgattcctttctcaccataggcctcagtgcactcccaattATCCTttcacatattctacaaaaacatttttttaaactgctgaatgaaaataaagactttactctgtgagatgaatgcccaATCAAAAAGCAGTTTTGCAGATACtttgcttctagtttttatcctggactatttgctttttcacctttggcctcatgggctccaaaatgtctaTTTGCAGAATGGAGataaatagtgtttccaaactgctgaatccaaagaaagctttaactctgtgggatgaaaaACCACATCATGaatcagtttctcaaaaagcttctttctagtttttatctgaagatgtctcctttttcatcattggcctcaaagcactcccaaatatcacaaCATAGATACTACAAAAACGGTGATTCCAAActcctgaatgaaaagaaatgtttaactctgtgaaatgaatgcacatatcacaaagcggtttctcagatagcttccttaaAGTTTTTATCCTGCAATATTCCCTTTGTCTCATTTGatctcaatgtgctcccaaatgtccattcgcacaatggacaaaaacagggtttccaaactgctgaatccaaagaaatacctaactctgagatgaatgtgtatatcacaaagcagtttctcagaaagcttctttctagtttttatgtgaagatatttgctttctcagcataggcctcaatgcactccaaaatatccttccgcagcttttaaaaaacactgtttCAAAACTGCTgcatcaaaagaatggtttaactctgtgagatgaatgtaaacatcacaaagcaattgatcagatagcttccttctagtttttatcctggtatATTTGCTTTTTCGCCATTGGCCCAAATGAGTTTCCATACGTCAAAtcacaaaatggacaaaaacagtgtttccaaacggATGAATGCATAGGAagctttaactctatgagatgaatgtacacatcacaatgtggtttctcagaaaccctctttctcgtttttatctgaagatatatcctttttcaccatagtactcaatgcactcccaaatatccctccacagattctacaaaaacaatgtttccaaaacgttgaacaaaaagaaagaacttaCTCCACAAGATAAATGCttacatcacaaagcggtttatCAGATTGCTTCCTTGTTGCTTTTAAcatgggatattcactttttcacttgtggactcaatgagctccaaaatatccatttgcaaaatggacaaaaagagtttttgcaacctgctgaatccaaagaaatgtttaactctgtgagatgaatgcacacgtcacaaagcagtttctcagaaagcttttttatagtttttatttgaagatatttcctttttcaacataggcctcaatacgctccaaaatatcccttcacagattctgtacaaaaaaatcgtttccaaactgctgaatgaaaactaaggtttaactctgtgagatgaatgcacacgttacaaagcagttgctcatACAGCTTCCTTCTACGTTTTACTttggaatatttgcttttttactattggcttcaatgagatcccaaatgtccattaacagaatGGACGAAAActgtatttccaaactgctgaaccAAAAAAGGCTTTACCTCTGtcagatgaatgcaaacatcacaaagcagtttgtctgAAAGCTttgttctggttttcatctgaagatattttctttttcaccacagaactcaatgcactcccaattttcccttcatagattctataaaaattgctgaatgaaaagaaatgttaaactctgtgagatgaatgcacacctcaaaaagaggtttctcagatagtttccttctagtttttatgctTGGGTATTCACTTTTTAGCCAttggcttcaatgagctcccaaatgtccctaaGTTGAATGGACAAATGTCCCTAAGTGGAAAGGACACAAACAGTGTTTCAAAGcagctgaatccaaagaaagctttaattctgtaggatgaatgcacacatcgaaaagtagcttctcagaaagcttctttctatcctttatctgaagatatttcctttttcaccataggcctcaatgcgcacgaaaatatcccttctcaggttctaccaaaacagtgtttccaaaacactgaaagaaaagaaaggtttaactgtgcAAGATGAAAGCACACATctcaaagtggtttctcagatagtttccttctagtttttatccttggTTATTCTCTTTTGCACCATTGAcctcaatgagttcccaaatgtccactcacaaaatggacaaatagagtgtttccaaactgctgaatgcaaAGAacgctttaactctgtgagatgaatgcctGTATCActaaacagtttctcagaaagcttctatgtagtttttatctgaagatgtatcctttttcaccataggcctcaatgcgctcccaaatatcccttcacaaattctacaaaacagtgtttccatGCTGCTCAATCAAAATgatgttttaactctgtgagatgcaggcatacatcacaaagctgtttctcagatagATTCCTTCTAGGTTTTATCTTGGGAAATTCATTTTTTCGCTTTTAGTCTCAACAAGCTCTCAAATGTCCACTTACGGAAtggacaaaaatagtgtttccaaattgTCAAATACAAAGAATGGTtcagctctgtgagatgaatgcacacataacaaagcagtctctcagaaagctctGTTCTTGCTTTTATATGaagatgttttgttttcaaaaaagccctcatgtgctcccaaatatcccttcgaagagtctacaaaaacagtgtttcaaaactgctgaatgaaaagaaaggttcaactctgtgagatgaatgaaaacatcacaaagtggtttctcagttAACTGCCTTGCAGTTTTTATCCTggtatattcacttttttgccattggcctcagtGAGTTTCCTAATGTCCactcacagaatggacaaaacactgtttccaaactgctgaatccaaagaatggaataattctgtgagatgaggggacatatcacaaagcagtttctcagaaatcttctttcttgttttcatctaaagatgtttcctttttcaccataagcctcaataccctcccaaatatcccttcacagattctacaaaagcagtgtttTGAAGTTGCTGAATGaaaggaaagttttaactctgagagatgaattcacgtatcacaaagtggtttcttatattgcttccttctagtttttatcctgtgatatttgcttttttgccttTGGGTTCAATGATCTCCCAAATGGATGGACAAGAATGTTTACAAAGTACTGAtcccaaagaaatgtttaactctgtgagatgaatgcatacataaCAAATCAATTTCTCAGaacatttctttcttgtttttatctgaagatgtttccatttttaccaTAGGACTCAatttgctccaaaatatcccttcataggCTCTACAataacagtgtttccaaactgctgaatgaaaagaaaggtttaactgtgagataaatgtacacatttcaaagctgtttcacaaatagcttccttgtagtttttatcctgggatatccTCTTTTTCACCATTAGCcataatgagctccaaaatgtccattcaaagaatggacaaaaactgagTTTCTAAACTGTTCAATCCgaagaaaattttaactctgtgagatgaatgcatatgtcacaaatctgtttctcagaaaacttctttcttgtttttatctgaagatgtttccttttttcccttaggcctctatgtgctcccaaatatcctttcgcagatactacaaaaaaagtgtttccaaactgcccAATAAAAAGAAgggtttaattctgtgaaatgaatgcacatatcctGAAGTGTTTTCAAAGTAACATTACGTCAGgccggagcaagatggccgaataggaagagctccagtctccagctcccagcatgagcgacacagaagacacgtgatttctgcattttcaactgaggtactgggttcgtctcactagggagtgcaggataatcggtgctggtcagctgctgcagcccgaccagagAGAGCTGAAGCAGAGCGAGGCATCacttcacctgggaagcacaagggggaaggaaatCCCTTTTcttagccaggggaactgagacacacacctggaaaatcgggtaactcccaccccaatactacactttaccaaaggtcttagcaaacaggcacaccaggagattatatcccacacctggctgggaaggtcccacacccacggagcctccctcattgctagcacagcagtatgcaatctaacggcaaggcagcagcgaggttgggggaggggcacctgccatgctaaggcttaagtaggtaaacaaagctgctgggaagcttgaatTCGGTGgaactcacagcagctcaaggaggcctgcctgtcgcTGTAGACTCTACCTcgggggacagggcacagctaaacaacaacaacaacaacaacaaaaagcagcagaaacctctgcagatgcaaacgactctgtctgacagctttaaagAGAGCAGTAGATCTACCAACACAGAGGTtcagatctgagaatggacagactgcctgctcaagtgggtccctgacccctgagtagcctaactgggagacatcctccactaggggcagaccgacaccccacacctcacaagGTGGAGTACACCcatgagaggaagcttccaaagcaagaatcagacaggtacactcgctgttcaggaatattctatcttctgcagcctctgctgctaacatccaggcaaacagggtctagagtggaacTCAGGTAATCTCCAACAGACGTACAGCTGAGGGtctgactcttagaaggaaaactaacaaacaggaaggacacccacaccaaaaccccatcagtacgtcaccatcatcaaagaccagaggcagataaaaccacaaagatggggaaaaagcagggcagaaaagctggaaattcaaaaaataagggcacatctccccctgcaaaggaacagagctcatcgccagcaacggatcaaagctggatggagaatgactttaacgagatgagagaagaaggcttcagtccatcatacttctcagagctaaaggagggattatgtacccagtgcacagaaactaaaaatcttgaaaatagactggaagaattgataaccagaataattaatgcagagaaggccataaacgaactgacagagatgaaaaccatgacacgagaaatacatgacaaatgcacaagcttcagtaaccaactcgatcaactggaagaaagagtatcagcgattgaggatcaaatgaatgaaatgaagcgagaagagaaatctaaagaaaaaagaagaaaaagaaatgaacaaagcctgcaagaagtatgggattatgtaaaaagacaaaatctacatctgattggggtgcctgaaagtgagagggaaaatggaaccaagttggaaaccactcttcaggatatcatccaagagaacttccccacctagtagggcaggccaacattcaaattcaagaaatacagagaacaccgcaaagatactcctcgagaagagcaactccaagacacataattgccagattcaccaaagttgaaatgaaggaaaaaaccttaagggaagccagagaaaaaggtcgggttacccacaaagggaagcccatcagactaacagcagatctctcggcagaaactctacaagccagaagagagtgggggccaatattcaacattcttcaagaaaacaattttaaacccagaatttcatatccagccaaactaagtttcataagtgaaggagaaataaaatcctttacagataagcaaatgtttacagattttgtaaccaccaggcctgccttacaagagacccagaaggaagcactaaacatggaaaggaacaaccggtacaagccagtgcaaaaacatgccaaaatgtaaagaccatcgaggctaggaagaaactgcatcaacttacaagcaaaataaccagtaaatctcataatggcaggatcaggttcacacataacaacattaaccttaaatgtaaatggactaaatgctccaattaaaagacacagactggcaaactggataaacagtcaagaacCATCCATttcctgtattcaggagacccgtctcacatgcagagacatacataggctcaaaataaagggatggaggaagatctaccaagcaaatggagaacaaaaaaaaagcatgggttgcaaccctagtctctgattaaacaaactttaaaccataaaagatcaaaagagacaaagcaggccattacataatagtaaagggatcaattcaacaggaagataaagcaagtccttagagacttacaaagagacttagacttccatacaataataatgggagacttcaacaccccactgtcaacattagacagatcaacaagacagaaagttaacagggatatccaggaattgaactcatctctgcagcaagcagacctaataggcttctacagaactctccaccccaaatcaacagaacatacattcttctcagcaccacatcacacttattccaaaattgaccacataattggaagtaaagcactcctcagcaaatgtacaagaacagaaattataacaaactgtctctcagaccacagtgcaatcaaactagaactcaggactaagaaactcaatcaaaaccgctcaactacatggaaactgaataacctgctcctgaatgactactgggtacacaacgaaatgaaggcagaaagaaaggtgttctttgaaaccaatgagaacaaagacacaacataccagaatctctgggacacacttaaagcaatgtgtagagagaaatttatagcactaaatgcccacaagagaaagcaggaaagatctaaaattgacactctaacatcacaattaaaataactagagaagcaagagcaaacacattcgaaagccagcagaaggcaagaaataactaagatcagagcagaactgaaggagatagagacacaaaaaaatcctacaaaaagtcaatgaatccaggagttggttttttgaaaagatcaacaaaattgatagaccgctagcaagaccaatacagaagaaaagagagaagaatcaaatagacgcaataaaaaatgataaaggggatatcaccaccaaccccacagaaatacaaactaccatcagagaatactataaacacctatatgcaaataaactagaaaatctagaagaaatggatactttcctggacacttataccctcccaagactaaaccaggaagaagctgaatccctgaatagatcaatagcaggatctgaaattgaggcaacaattaatagcctaccaaacaaaaaaagtccagaaccagatggattcacagccaaattctactagaggtacaaggaggagctggtaccattacttctgaaactattccaatcaatacaaaaaggggaaatcctccctaactcattttatgaggccaaaatcatcctaataccaaagcctggcagagatacaccaaaaaaagagagaattttagaccaatatccctgatgaacattgatgcaaaaatcctcaataaaatactggcaacccggatccagcagcacatccaaaagcttatccaccatgatcaagtgggcttcatccctgggatgcaaggctggttcaacatacacaaatcaataaacataatccagcatataaacagaaccaaagacaaaaaccacatgattatctcaatagatgcagaaaagacctttcacaaaattcaacagcccttcatgctaaaaacgctcaataaattccgtattgatggaatgtatctcaaaatactaagagctatttacgacaaacccacagtcaatatcatactgaatgggcaaaaactggaaaaattccctttgaaaactggcacaagaaagggatgccttctctcatcacttctattcaacatagtgttggaagttctggctacggcaaacaggcaagagaaagaaataaagggtattcagttaggaaaagaagaagtcaaattgtccctgtttgcagatgacatgattgtatatttagaaaaccccattgtctcagcccaaaatctctttaagctgataagaaacttcagcaaagtctcaggttacaaaattaatgtgcaaaaatcacaagcattcttatacaccagtaacagacaaacacagagcaaaatcatgaatgaacttctattcacaattgcttcaaagagaatgaaatacctaggaatccaacttactattgatgtaaaggacctcttcaaggagaactacaaaccactgctcagtgaaataaaagaggacacaaacaaatggaagaacatactatgctcatggattggaagaatcaacatcgtgaaaatggctccactgcccaaggtaatttatagattcaatgccatccccatcaagctaccaatgagtttcttcacagaattggaaaaaacagctttgaagttcatatggagtcaaaaaagagcccacattgccaagagagtcctaagtcaaaagaagacagctggaggcatcacactacctgacttcaaactatactacaagcttacagtaaccaaaacagcatggaattggtaccaaaacagagatatagaccaatggaacagaacagagtcctcagaaatactaacacacatctacagccatctgatctttgacaaacctgacaaaaccaagaaatggtgaaaggattccctatttaataaatggtgctgggaaaattggctagccataagtagaaagctgaaactggatcctttccttactccttttacgaaaattaattcaagatggattagagacttaaatgttagacctaaaaccataaaaacgctagaagaaaacctaggtaataccattcaggacataggcatgggcaaggacttcatgtctaaaacaccaaaagaaatggcaacaaaagccaaaattgacaaatgggatctaattaaactaaagagcttctgcacagcaaaagaaactaccatcagagtgaacaggcaacctacagaatgggagaaaatttttgcaatctactcatctgacaaagggctaatatccagaacctacaaagaactcaaacacatttacaagaaaaaaacaaacaaccccatcaaaaagtgggcaaaggatatgaacagacatttctcaaaagaagacatgcatacagccaacagacacatgaaaaaatgctcatcatcactggccatcagagaaatacaaatcaaaaccacaatgagataccatctcacaccagttagaatagcaatcattaaaaagtcagaaaacaacaggtgctggagaggatgtggagaaacaggaaaattttaacactgttggtgggactgtaaactagttcaaccattatggaaaacagcatggcgattcctcaaggatctagacctagaagtaccatatgacccaaccatcccattactgaggatatactcaaaggattataaatcatgctgctataaggacacatgcacatgcatatttattgcggcactattcacaatatcaaagacttggaatcaacccaaatgtccatcagtgacagactggattaagaaaatgtggcacatatacaccatggaatactatgcaaccataaaaaggatgagtttgagtcctttgtagggacatggatgcagc is from Macaca thibetana thibetana isolate TM-01 chromosome 16, ASM2454274v1, whole genome shotgun sequence and encodes:
- the LOC126939974 gene encoding translation machinery-associated protein 16-like produces the protein MELLRGHEDVTMPKAPKGKSAEREKKVIHPYSRKAAQITRKAYKQEKKEKLKNEKALRLNLIGEKLQWFQNHLDPQKKRYSKKDACQLIDRYLNRFSSELEQIELHNSIRDRQGRRHCSRETVIKQTMERERQQYEGYGLEIPDILNASNLKTFREWDFDLKKLPNIKMRKIGTNDAIPKKCKRKTIITVDQDLGELELNDESSDSDEEMTAVA